Proteins encoded by one window of Ignavibacteriota bacterium:
- a CDS encoding tail fiber domain-containing protein encodes MKNIFVLFLLLIAVNTLTAQIPNQISWQGVLQDSEGNLLDGNYNITVKLYDVATGGTAIWNETHSSVVIADGLVNLNLGSVTPFGINFSDEYWLEITVGSGTPLPRIKLSSVPYALHSKTAESVNETDPLFSASPASGILNTDITNWNAAHSWGDHAVEGYLTEYSESDPTWDNGGNVSNNIGRLGNVGIGIYTPTAQLHTHGLGDGEGNVLHVGVFKDTPGNPPTSGAGTRMMWYPDKAAFRAGSVTGTQWDKDNIGKFSVAIGSNTIASGDFSSAMGINTTASGNSSTALGWYSTASGYSATAIGSSTDASGSKSIALGSETTAKSGFETVIGRFNTDYTPNSIADWSETDRLFVIGNGTANDSRRDALTVLKNGHIGIGTSTPTSLLHTLGLGQGEGNVLHEGEYKGTNPGDPPTSGEGTRMMWYPDKGAFRAGGVTGTQWNKDNIGNYSVAMGYNTNASGNHSTALGFNTTSSGHYSTSLGASTTASGNYSTAMGINVIASGFYSTALGFGVSSPSAYETAIGVYNTTYTPTSISSWNSSDRLFVIGNGSSGGERTDALVVLKNGSTGIGTSTPTALLHTNGTGKDEGNILFVGEYKSTDPGSPPASGAGTRMMWYPDKAAFRAGAVIGVQWDKANIGIHSVAMGYNNTASGDFSNAMGHNTIAYGDNSTTLGSHNSAHGDYSTAIGYANTASGGISTAMGGNTIASGDVSTAMGGGTTASSTFSTAMGENSTASGYASTAMGSNTKARSGYETVLGRWNVDYTPTTPSAWHVNDQLFVIGNGTGSTSRSNAMTILKNGRIGIGTATPVALLHITDTDEGNILFEGEFKGSGPSDPPTSGAGTRMMWYPDKASFRVGRVSSTQWDKDSIGDYSVAMGYNTKALNVYSTALGYSTIASGYISTALGNSSKASGYNSLAMGYSTIASGYISTALGIYSESSGDYSFVLGNQIQSPSAYETVIGRYNTTYTPSSGVSWNVNDRLFVIGNGTGNSTRSNALTVLKNGRVGIGTDSPGAGLHLKGSLHPSSFIYLESDEDEDTGFRFYEGNTVKWHIFNNSSAAGLSINNSAYSVALFAKQSNAYIGIGTSSPTQNLDVNGNARFRSIGSGAYSGVVNRTSDGTLTTATSDLRFKENIATLDNSLERVKQLRGVSFTWTSNPEYGTRIGFIAQEFEKVIPELAFTNPTDGYMGINYAEMTAVLVEAMKEQQTIIDEQNKRIENLEKKIEILFQQVSNIK; translated from the coding sequence ATGAAAAACATTTTTGTATTATTTCTACTTTTAATTGCAGTTAATACCTTAACAGCTCAAATCCCAAACCAAATTAGTTGGCAAGGGGTTTTGCAAGATTCAGAAGGCAATTTGCTCGACGGAAATTATAATATTACCGTCAAATTATACGATGTCGCTACGGGCGGCACCGCTATTTGGAACGAAACACACAGCAGCGTAGTTATCGCTGACGGACTTGTTAATCTTAATCTTGGTAGCGTTACGCCATTTGGTATAAATTTCAGTGACGAATACTGGCTTGAAATCACCGTAGGGAGTGGCACTCCGCTTCCGAGGATTAAACTCAGTTCTGTGCCTTATGCACTGCATTCAAAGACGGCTGAATCTGTAAATGAAACAGACCCGCTATTTTCTGCAAGTCCGGCATCGGGCATATTAAATACTGATATTACAAACTGGAATGCAGCCCACTCATGGGGCGACCATGCAGTAGAAGGATATTTAACAGAATATTCAGAAAGCGACCCAACATGGGACAACGGTGGCAATGTATCAAATAATATCGGTCGTCTCGGAAATGTCGGTATCGGCATTTATACTCCTACCGCTCAGTTACATACTCATGGACTTGGTGATGGAGAAGGTAATGTGCTACATGTGGGTGTATTCAAAGATACACCTGGTAACCCACCGACATCAGGAGCAGGCACACGTATGATGTGGTATCCTGATAAAGCTGCTTTCAGGGCTGGGAGTGTGACTGGTACACAATGGGACAAAGATAATATTGGAAAATTCTCCGTAGCAATTGGTTCAAATACAATAGCTTCCGGAGATTTTTCAAGTGCAATGGGTATAAATACAACTGCATCAGGTAATTCTTCAACTGCATTGGGCTGGTACTCAACAGCATCAGGATATAGTGCAACTGCCATTGGGTCTTCTACCGACGCATCCGGTTCGAAATCTATTGCATTAGGTTCAGAAACAACTGCTAAATCAGGTTTTGAAACAGTCATCGGAAGATTTAACACAGATTATACTCCGAATTCAATAGCAGATTGGAGTGAAACTGATCGTTTATTTGTTATCGGTAATGGCACTGCAAACGATTCAAGAAGAGATGCATTAACAGTTTTGAAAAACGGCCATATAGGCATCGGAACTTCCACACCAACATCACTTTTGCATACTCTTGGCCTCGGGCAGGGAGAAGGCAATGTTTTGCACGAAGGTGAATACAAAGGAACTAACCCGGGCGACCCACCCACATCAGGAGAAGGTACTCGTATGATGTGGTATCCTGATAAAGGTGCCTTTAGGGCTGGCGGTGTAACCGGTACCCAATGGAATAAAGATAACATCGGTAATTATTCTGTTGCTATGGGTTATAACACAAATGCATCAGGAAATCACTCTACTGCTTTGGGGTTTAACACAACGTCATCAGGGCATTACTCAACATCTTTAGGTGCCAGTACAACAGCATCAGGAAACTATTCAACCGCCATGGGGATAAATGTAATAGCATCAGGGTTTTACTCTACTGCTTTGGGATTTGGAGTTTCATCTCCTTCTGCTTATGAAACTGCAATTGGAGTTTATAACACAACATATACTCCTACATCAATCTCATCGTGGAATTCAAGCGACCGTTTGTTTGTGATTGGTAACGGGTCATCAGGAGGTGAAAGAACGGATGCTTTGGTAGTACTGAAAAATGGTAGTACAGGTATTGGTACCTCAACCCCCACTGCACTACTCCATACCAACGGTACGGGAAAAGACGAAGGCAATATTCTATTTGTAGGAGAATATAAATCAACTGATCCCGGTAGCCCTCCTGCAAGTGGTGCGGGTACACGTATGATGTGGTATCCGGATAAAGCGGCATTCAGGGCAGGCGCTGTAATAGGTGTTCAATGGGACAAAGCAAATATTGGAATCCATTCTGTAGCTATGGGCTATAATAATACCGCATCGGGAGATTTTTCCAATGCAATGGGACATAACACAATTGCATATGGGGATAACTCAACTACATTGGGAAGTCATAATTCAGCACATGGGGATTATTCTACTGCAATAGGTTATGCTAATACTGCTTCAGGAGGTATTTCTACTGCAATGGGAGGGAATACAATCGCTTCAGGAGATGTTTCTACTGCAATGGGTGGAGGTACAACGGCGTCAAGTACATTTTCAACGGCTATGGGAGAGAACTCAACAGCTTCGGGTTATGCTTCTACAGCGATGGGTTCAAATACAAAGGCAAGGTCAGGATATGAAACAGTTCTGGGAAGATGGAATGTTGATTATACTCCCACTACGCCTTCAGCTTGGCATGTAAATGACCAACTTTTTGTAATTGGCAACGGCACCGGAAGTACTTCACGAAGTAATGCAATGACGATTTTGAAAAACGGTCGAATTGGAATTGGAACTGCAACTCCTGTTGCTCTTCTCCATATTACCGACACAGATGAAGGAAATATACTCTTTGAAGGTGAATTTAAAGGCTCTGGTCCAAGTGACCCGCCGACATCTGGTGCAGGTACCCGCATGATGTGGTATCCTGATAAGGCATCATTCAGAGTCGGAAGAGTAAGTTCTACTCAATGGGATAAAGATAGCATAGGTGACTATTCTGTCGCTATGGGATACAACACAAAAGCATTAAATGTTTACTCTACTGCTTTGGGATATTCAACAATAGCATCAGGATATATCTCCACGGCTTTGGGGAATTCTTCTAAAGCATCAGGATATAATTCCTTAGCCATGGGGTATTCTACAATAGCATCAGGATATATCTCCACGGCTTTGGGGATTTATTCTGAATCATCAGGTGATTACTCATTTGTTTTAGGTAATCAAATACAATCTCCATCAGCTTATGAAACTGTTATAGGAAGATATAACACAACATACACTCCTTCATCCGGTGTATCATGGAATGTAAATGACCGCTTGTTTGTAATCGGCAACGGTACGGGAAATTCTACCCGAAGTAATGCCTTAACGGTACTAAAAAATGGTCGTGTTGGTATTGGAACTGATAGCCCGGGTGCAGGATTGCACCTTAAAGGTTCATTGCACCCAAGTAGCTTTATTTACCTTGAGTCTGACGAAGACGAAGATACAGGTTTCCGGTTCTATGAAGGAAATACTGTAAAATGGCATATATTTAATAACTCAAGCGCTGCAGGGCTTTCTATCAATAACAGTGCATACTCTGTTGCTCTGTTTGCTAAACAGTCCAACGCATATATTGGTATAGGCACAAGCAGTCCAACCCAAAACCTCGATGTTAATGGCAACGCACGTTTTCGCAGTATAGGCTCAGGGGCATATTCAGGTGTTGTTAACCGTACTTCCGACGGAACGCTCACCACTGCTACTTCAGATCTACGATTTAAGGAAAATATCGCAACTTTAGATAATAGTCTTGAGCGAGTGAAGCAATTACGCGGAGTAAGTTTCACATGGACAAGCAATCCCGAATACGGCACTCGCATTGGTTTTATTGCACAGGAATTTGAAAAAGTCATACCTGAACTTGCTTTTACCAATCCTACAGATGGCTATATGGGAATTAATTATGCTGAGATGACTGCAGTATTAGTTGAAGCTATGAAAGAGCAGCAAACCATAATTGATGAACAGAATAAAAGAATAGAAAACTTAGAGAAAAAAATTGAAATTCTATTTCAACAAGTTTCAAATATCAAGTAA
- a CDS encoding T9SS type A sorting domain-containing protein, with protein MKNILFVFLLFAINLQSQTYQIKNHVMGNSAATVSNSEFTFRSTVGQPAIGKIENLDNVVGSGFWYKMGKTNFVTQIINLAFGWNLISTYVDPENTSIPVVWEDVKENVVIVKNNAGATYIPSFDIDGIVNWNVIEGYQVYASQSDSLIITGQQVVPEDNNIALTSGWKIVSYLRNSPMNIIDALVTLTDDEALVIAKNNSGGTYLPMFDINTIGNMQPGQGYQMYLSKNSTLTYPANSSGKRAMAGEPFVRLPKILKPEHSHTGNNSTLVVLADTPDGNEIGIYSENDVLIGSGIFFDGKAAVTIWGDNPQTPETDGAKANYELRMKNYDVNTGRISEVEISELTDIISGDGYSQLTYKRDALILAKAKVESQGSDLSLSVRPNPFSDELAIEFNLMNEEEVSVRVYDVSGGLVRSLYAGQLNAGSQKFSLNGSNLASGEYTIILTIGNERFMRKIVRVK; from the coding sequence ATGAAAAACATATTATTCGTTTTCTTACTTTTTGCAATTAATTTGCAATCTCAAACCTATCAAATTAAAAATCACGTGATGGGTAATTCAGCTGCCACAGTTTCCAATAGCGAATTTACTTTTAGAAGCACAGTTGGGCAGCCCGCAATTGGCAAAATTGAAAATCTTGACAACGTTGTCGGTTCCGGATTTTGGTACAAAATGGGTAAAACTAATTTTGTTACACAAATTATTAATCTCGCATTCGGTTGGAACCTCATCTCCACTTATGTCGATCCGGAGAATACATCTATTCCGGTAGTTTGGGAAGATGTGAAGGAAAACGTGGTTATTGTCAAGAATAATGCGGGTGCTACATATATTCCATCATTTGATATAGACGGAATTGTTAATTGGAATGTGATTGAAGGTTATCAGGTTTATGCATCTCAGTCAGATTCACTCATAATCACAGGGCAGCAAGTTGTTCCTGAAGATAATAATATTGCTCTTACTTCGGGTTGGAAAATTGTTTCCTACCTGCGTAACAGCCCGATGAATATCATAGATGCCCTCGTCACTCTTACTGATGATGAAGCACTCGTAATTGCCAAAAATAATTCAGGAGGCACGTATTTGCCTATGTTCGACATCAATACAATCGGCAATATGCAGCCCGGACAAGGCTATCAGATGTACCTGAGCAAAAATTCAACTCTGACTTATCCTGCTAACTCTTCAGGGAAGCGAGCTATGGCTGGTGAACCGTTTGTCAGATTACCGAAAATTCTGAAGCCTGAACACAGTCACACAGGGAATAACTCAACCCTTGTTGTTCTTGCAGATACTCCTGACGGCAATGAAATTGGCATATATTCCGAAAATGATGTGCTTATCGGCTCAGGCATATTCTTCGATGGTAAAGCAGCAGTTACAATTTGGGGTGATAATCCCCAAACGCCTGAAACTGACGGAGCGAAAGCCAATTACGAATTACGAATGAAAAATTACGATGTCAATACTGGTAGAATCAGCGAAGTTGAAATCTCAGAACTTACTGACATTATCAGTGGCGATGGATATTCACAGCTTACTTACAAGCGTGACGCTCTAATACTTGCTAAAGCAAAAGTGGAAAGTCAAGGTAGTGATTTATCGCTTTCGGTACGTCCGAATCCGTTTTCAGATGAACTTGCTATCGAGTTTAATCTGATGAATGAAGAAGAAGTATCAGTCAGAGTTTACGATGTAAGCGGTGGATTAGTTCGCTCACTTTACGCAGGTCAACTGAATGCCGGCTCGCAGAAATTCTCATTAAACGGCTCAAACCTTGCAAGTGGTGAATACACTATAATTCTCACAATCGGAAACGAAAGATTCATGCGGAAAATTGTGAGAGTGAAATAA
- a CDS encoding OmpA family protein, whose product MKRYLDRVAEFMNSNPKFTLRIEGHSDNFGSLEDNFNISHSRSKEVVGYLVQKGINQSRLISTAYGSLRPISTNDTPAGRQKNMRVELTLISGK is encoded by the coding sequence ATGAAACGCTATCTCGACAGGGTAGCAGAGTTTATGAACTCTAATCCTAAATTTACACTGAGAATTGAAGGGCATTCGGATAATTTCGGCTCGCTTGAGGATAATTTTAATATTTCTCACAGCCGCTCTAAGGAGGTAGTCGGCTATCTCGTGCAGAAAGGTATAAATCAAAGCCGCCTAATCTCTACTGCCTACGGTTCATTAAGACCTATAAGTACAAATGATACTCCTGCCGGACGCCAAAAAAATATGAGAGTAGAGCTTACTTTAATATCCGGCAAGTGA